A window of Polypterus senegalus isolate Bchr_013 chromosome 14, ASM1683550v1, whole genome shotgun sequence contains these coding sequences:
- the mafba gene encoding transcription factor MafB: MAGEMNMGTDLPTSPLALEYVNDFDLMKFEVKKEALGALDRSSVRHCNRLQPPGSVSSTPISTPCSSVPSSPSFSPTEQKSHLDELYWMPTGYHQQMNPETLNLTPEDAVEALIGVAGHPHPNPAHVQQQQQMHPGAFDNYRPVHHHHHHGQQQQQQPQQQQQQHHHQYGAVPHHHSEMAGHPGPHHHPHNPPQHHHHHSQDPDSPSPASPGSHQQLHHRHHHHHHHHLQQQGHHGGGSGLNIEDRFSDDQLVSMSVRELNRHLRGFTKDEVIRLKQKRRTLKNRGYAQSCRFKRVQQKHVLENEKTQLINQVEQLKQEISRLARERDAYKLKCEKLTGNNGFREAGSTSDNPSSPEFFM, from the coding sequence ATGGCTGGTGAAATGAATATGGGAACAGATCTACCCACCAGCCCGTTGGCACTGGAATATGTCAATGACTTTGATTTGATGAAGTTTGAAGTGAAGAAAGAAGCGCTTGGCGCGTTGGACAGGTCGTCCGTGCGCCACTGCAACCGGCTTCAGCCACCGGGCTCGGTGTCCTCCACGCCAATCAGCACGCCGTGCAGCTCAGTACCTTCTTCGCCCAGTTTCAGCCCTACTGAACAGAAGAGCCACCTTGATGAGCTCTACTGGATGCCCACGGGCTACCACCAGCAGATGAACCCCGAAACCCTGAACCTGACCCCTGAAGACGCGGTGGAGGCGCTTATTGGGGTGGCAGGGCATCCCCACCCAAACCCAGCTCAcgtccagcagcagcagcaaatgcATCCTGGGGCTTTTGATAACTACAGGCCggtccaccaccaccaccaccacggtcagcagcagcagcagcagccgcagcagcagcagcagcagcatcatcaCCAGTATGGCGCTGTCCCTCACCATCACAGCGAAATGGCCGGGCACCCAGGGCCTCATCACCACCCGCACAACCCGCCTCAGCATCACCACCACCACAGCCAGGACCCTGACAGCCCATCTCCAGCTTCTCCGGGCTCTCACCAGCAGCTGCACCACCGCCATCatcaccaccatcatcatcacctGCAGCAACAGGGTCACCACGGCGGGGGTAGTGGACTCAATATTGAGGACCGTTTCTCCGACGATCAACTTGTATCAATGTCGGTTCGAGAACTTAATAGGCACCTAAGGGGCTTTACCAAGGATGAGGTGATCCGCTTAAAGCAAAAGCGCCGGACCCTGAAGAATCGGGGCTACGCACAGTCGTGCAGATTTAAGCGAGTGCAACAGAAGCACGTGCTGGAAAACGAGAAGACGCAGCTGATCAACCAAGTGGAGCAGCTAAAGCAGGAGATCAGCAGACTGGCACGCGAAAGAGACGCCTACAAGTTAAAGTGCGAGAAGCTGACGGGCAACAATGGCTTCAGAGAGGCCGGTTCCACGAGCGACAATCCGTCCTCGCCCGAGTTCTTCATGTGA